One part of the uncultured Bacteroides sp. genome encodes these proteins:
- a CDS encoding VapE domain-containing protein yields the protein MSKIISPKVYFKNLPEWDGTDHLTAFINRVQTTNQELWTETLTMWMCGIVKSELSGKQCNTLVPLIYGEQSIGKTTFIRSILPPELREFYSEKPIGTYGEEIKPPFGYVMVHSTNMEYPILHEAWCYKEMYGNTQKSKRVPSVIYATSLRQEECCEPFVYFEVTKQIDNESPVNYEQLYAQIIQKLKDE from the coding sequence ATGAGCAAAATTATTTCACCAAAAGTTTATTTCAAGAACCTTCCTGAATGGGACGGTACAGATCACCTTACAGCCTTTATTAACCGCGTGCAAACCACCAATCAGGAATTGTGGACCGAAACCCTTACCATGTGGATGTGCGGTATCGTAAAATCTGAACTTTCCGGCAAACAGTGCAATACCCTCGTACCACTTATTTATGGCGAGCAATCCATAGGAAAGACAACTTTTATCCGTAGCATCCTCCCACCCGAGCTTAGAGAATTCTACTCAGAGAAACCAATCGGCACGTACGGCGAAGAAATTAAACCGCCATTCGGGTATGTAATGGTTCACAGCACCAACATGGAATACCCAATTCTTCATGAGGCGTGGTGTTACAAAGAGATGTATGGAAACACCCAAAAAAGCAAACGTGTTCCATCTGTAATTTATGCCACCAGCTTGCGCCAAGAGGAATGTTGCGAACCTTTCGTTTATTTCGAAGTAACAAAACAAATCGACAACGAAAGCCCGGTAAACTATGAACAGCTCTACGCACAGATTATACAGAAGCTGAAAGATGAATAA
- the gmd gene encoding GDP-mannose 4,6-dehydratase — translation MKKALISGITGQDGSFLAEFLLKKGYEVHGILRRSSSFNTGRIEHLYFEEWVRDMKQQRTINLHYGDMTDSSSLIRIIQQVQPDEIYNLAAQSHVKVSFDVPEYTAEADAVGTLRMLEAVRILGLENKTKIYQASTSELFGLVQEVPQKETTPFYPRSPYGVAKQYGFWITKNYRESYGMFAVNGILFNHESERRGETFVTRKISLAVARIKQGVQDKLYMGNLDSQRDWGYAKDYVECMWLILQHDTPEDFVIATGEMHTVREFCTLAFKEVDIELRWEGEGIDEKGIDVATGRALVEVDPKYFRPAEVEQLLGDPTKARTLLGWNPTQTSFPELVKIMVQHDMEKVRKLIANK, via the coding sequence ATGAAAAAAGCATTAATTTCAGGTATCACCGGTCAGGACGGTTCATTTTTAGCTGAATTTTTATTAAAAAAAGGATATGAAGTTCATGGCATACTTCGCCGTTCATCTTCTTTCAATACAGGACGCATCGAACATCTATATTTTGAAGAATGGGTACGTGACATGAAACAACAACGAACCATCAATCTTCATTATGGAGATATGACAGATTCCAGCTCTCTTATACGTATCATCCAACAAGTACAACCTGATGAGATATATAATCTGGCAGCTCAAAGTCATGTAAAGGTAAGTTTTGATGTTCCTGAATATACAGCCGAAGCTGATGCTGTAGGAACTCTCCGTATGCTGGAAGCTGTTCGTATTCTAGGCTTAGAAAATAAAACAAAAATATATCAGGCTTCTACTTCCGAACTTTTTGGTTTGGTGCAGGAAGTTCCACAAAAGGAAACTACACCTTTTTATCCACGCAGTCCATACGGTGTTGCTAAACAATACGGCTTTTGGATTACAAAGAACTATCGTGAATCTTATGGCATGTTTGCAGTAAACGGAATCTTGTTTAATCATGAAAGTGAACGTCGTGGAGAAACATTCGTTACCAGAAAAATTTCTCTGGCTGTCGCCCGTATCAAACAAGGTGTACAAGATAAGCTTTATATGGGTAACCTTGATTCACAACGCGACTGGGGTTATGCTAAAGATTATGTAGAGTGTATGTGGTTGATTCTACAACATGACACTCCAGAAGATTTTGTGATTGCTACCGGAGAAATGCATACCGTGCGAGAGTTCTGCACACTTGCTTTCAAAGAAGTAGACATTGAGCTTCGTTGGGAAGGTGAAGGAATTGACGAAAAAGGTATTGACGTGGCTACCGGTCGTGCATTGGTAGAAGTGGATCCTAAATATTTCCGTCCGGCTGAGGTTGAGCAATTATTAGGTGATCCTACAAAAGCAAGAACATTACTTGGCTGGAATCCTACACAAACATCATTCCCTGAGTTGGTAAAGATCATGGTACAACATGATATGGAAAAAGTCAGAAAGTTGATCGCAAATAAATAA
- a CDS encoding GDP-L-fucose synthase, whose product MKKDAKIFVAGHRGLVGSAILNNLKKKGYTNFVLRTHKELDLCNQAAVTEFFDQEKPEYVFLAAAHVGGIVANSLYRADFIYRNLEIQNNVIYNSFRTGVKKLLFLGSTCIYPGNAPQPMKEDCLLSSELEYTNEPYALAKIAGLKMCESFNLQYNTNYIAVMPTNLYGPNDNFNLERSHVLPALIRKAHLGKQLMAGNWDEIRKDFNTAPVEGVDGNASQEAIFEKLNKYGITQSANGKVNVEIWGTGAPLREFLWSEDMADACVFIMENVDFADLKGKSKEVRNCHINIGTGKELSIKELAYLVAEKVGFEGNIVFNSDKPDGTMRKLTDPSKLHGLGWKHKVELEDGIAMIYDWYKNK is encoded by the coding sequence ATGAAAAAAGATGCAAAGATTTTTGTAGCCGGACACCGTGGACTTGTAGGTTCGGCTATTCTAAATAATCTGAAGAAAAAAGGATATACTAATTTCGTTCTTCGTACTCATAAGGAGCTTGATTTATGTAATCAGGCTGCTGTAACTGAGTTTTTTGACCAGGAGAAGCCCGAATATGTATTTTTGGCAGCCGCACACGTAGGCGGTATTGTTGCGAATAGCCTTTACAGAGCCGATTTTATTTATCGCAATCTGGAAATTCAGAATAATGTAATATACAATTCATTCCGTACCGGAGTAAAGAAGTTGCTGTTTCTTGGCAGTACTTGTATTTATCCGGGAAATGCTCCCCAACCAATGAAGGAAGATTGCCTTCTTTCTTCTGAATTGGAATATACCAACGAGCCTTATGCATTGGCCAAAATTGCCGGACTAAAAATGTGTGAAAGCTTTAACTTGCAGTATAACACAAACTATATAGCGGTAATGCCAACCAATCTTTATGGCCCGAATGATAATTTTAACCTGGAACGCAGTCATGTATTGCCGGCTTTAATCAGAAAGGCACACTTAGGTAAACAGCTAATGGCAGGTAACTGGGATGAAATCCGCAAGGATTTTAATACTGCTCCAGTAGAAGGTGTAGATGGAAATGCCAGTCAGGAAGCAATTTTTGAAAAACTAAATAAATATGGCATTACCCAATCTGCCAACGGAAAAGTAAATGTAGAGATATGGGGCACAGGTGCTCCCCTACGCGAATTTCTTTGGAGTGAAGATATGGCCGATGCTTGTGTCTTCATTATGGAAAATGTAGATTTTGCAGATCTCAAAGGAAAAAGCAAGGAAGTACGTAATTGCCATATTAACATAGGTACAGGAAAAGAGCTTTCTATCAAAGAACTTGCTTACCTGGTTGCAGAAAAAGTCGGCTTCGAAGGAAACATTGTTTTCAATTCCGATAAACCGGACGGAACAATGCGCAAGCTAACTGATCCTTCTAAACTTCACGGCCTGGGCTGGAAGCACAAAGTTGAATTGGAAGATGGTATTGCAATGATATATGATTGGTATAAAAACAAATGA
- a CDS encoding mannose-1-phosphate guanylyltransferase: MKNTHVVIMAGGIGSRFWPMSTPECPKQFIDVMGCGKTLIQLTAERFDGVCPPENIWVVTSAKYTEIVKEQLPQIPECNILAEPCMRNTAPCIAYVSWKIKMRHPNANIVVTPSDQLVINTTEFQRIIKKALAFTENGDAIVTLGMKPNRPETGYGYIAAGEAVALDKEICRVEAFKEKPDKATAEKYLAAGNYLWNAGIFVWNVKTISAALRIYAPGIAEIFDKIYTDFYTEREAEVINRFFSDCENISIDYAVMENAEEIYVVPAEFGWSDLGTWGALRGLLPRDASGNAAIGTVKLYDSSNCMVHVAQEKKVVIQGLDGYIVAEQDDTLLICKLEEEQRIKEFSTSL, encoded by the coding sequence ATGAAAAATACGCATGTAGTTATTATGGCTGGTGGCATAGGAAGCCGTTTCTGGCCAATGAGTACTCCGGAATGTCCTAAGCAGTTTATTGATGTGATGGGGTGTGGAAAAACATTGATTCAGCTTACTGCAGAACGATTCGATGGGGTATGCCCTCCGGAGAATATCTGGGTGGTTACTTCTGCAAAGTATACGGAGATAGTAAAGGAACAGTTGCCGCAAATACCGGAATGTAACATTCTTGCAGAACCGTGTATGCGTAACACGGCACCGTGTATTGCGTATGTTTCCTGGAAAATAAAGATGCGCCACCCTAATGCGAATATTGTGGTTACTCCTTCGGATCAGCTAGTGATAAATACTACTGAGTTTCAACGGATCATAAAGAAGGCTCTGGCGTTCACGGAGAATGGTGATGCGATTGTTACACTGGGTATGAAGCCTAATCGTCCGGAAACGGGATATGGATATATTGCTGCAGGGGAAGCGGTGGCTTTGGATAAGGAAATTTGTCGTGTAGAGGCGTTTAAGGAAAAGCCTGACAAGGCTACTGCTGAGAAATACTTAGCTGCCGGGAATTATCTTTGGAATGCGGGTATCTTTGTCTGGAATGTGAAGACAATCTCTGCTGCTCTACGGATATATGCTCCGGGGATTGCTGAGATATTTGATAAGATTTATACAGACTTTTACACGGAACGTGAAGCTGAGGTAATCAACCGTTTCTTTTCCGACTGTGAGAATATCTCTATTGACTATGCAGTGATGGAGAATGCGGAGGAGATTTATGTGGTTCCTGCCGAGTTTGGATGGTCCGACTTAGGTACATGGGGTGCTCTACGTGGCTTGCTTCCTCGGGATGCTTCGGGTAATGCTGCAATTGGTACGGTTAAGTTGTATGATAGCTCAAACTGTATGGTGCACGTTGCTCAGGAAAAGAAAGTAGTGATTCAGGGCCTGGATGGTTACATTGTGGCGGAACAGGATGATACATTGCTTATCTGTAAGCTGGAAGAGGAACAACGGATAAAGGAGTTTAGTACCAGCTTGTAA
- a CDS encoding WbuC family cupin fold metalloprotein has product MEKLIIDQNLLNNLFEQTKASERMRQNYDLRTNADDGSQRMLNAMLPGTVVPIHRHPISSENVICLCGRFDEVLYDDESNEIARYRICPSEGNFGCQVPAGVWHTVEVIEPTVIYEAKYGKFGQDGSETYDEFKSKQAQDPSQASFSNSLGDLHRNIE; this is encoded by the coding sequence ATGGAGAAACTGATAATAGACCAAAACCTTCTGAACAATCTCTTTGAACAAACTAAGGCTTCAGAGAGAATGCGCCAGAATTATGATTTGCGTACCAATGCAGACGATGGTTCTCAGCGTATGTTGAACGCTATGCTCCCAGGCACAGTCGTTCCCATCCATCGTCATCCCATCTCATCTGAAAACGTCATCTGCCTTTGCGGACGATTCGATGAAGTGCTATATGATGATGAAAGCAATGAAATTGCTCGTTATCGCATCTGCCCTTCAGAAGGTAATTTCGGATGCCAAGTTCCTGCTGGCGTTTGGCACACAGTTGAGGTAATAGAGCCAACTGTCATCTACGAAGCAAAGTATGGAAAATTTGGTCAAGACGGTAGCGAAACCTACGATGAGTTTAAGTCAAAGCAAGCACAAGACCCATCACAAGCATCCTTTTCCAACAGTCTTGGTGATCTTCACAGAAACATCGAGTAA
- a CDS encoding PIG-L deacetylase family protein, whose protein sequence is MKYLLVVAHPDDETLGAGASMWKWAREGHTVDVCVMCTEAKARAFRPEDNELENDTNASNKFLGVNKIYEGTFPNIEMNTVPHLKLVQFIESAIKESEPDVIITHHPADTNNDHLQTSMACQEAIRFFQRRPEVKRVKEFWYMEVPSCTEWKINNAMVTFNPNCYVEVGKDGVDAKIKALSMYRGVMRPYPHPRSAEYITALAAMRGGQWGQEYSEAFEVVLRAY, encoded by the coding sequence ATGAAATACTTATTAGTTGTAGCGCACCCCGATGACGAAACGCTCGGAGCTGGCGCTTCCATGTGGAAATGGGCTCGCGAGGGCCACACAGTTGACGTTTGCGTTATGTGTACTGAGGCTAAAGCTCGTGCATTCCGTCCAGAAGACAATGAGCTGGAGAACGATACGAATGCATCAAACAAGTTCCTTGGTGTGAATAAAATATATGAAGGAACATTTCCTAATATCGAGATGAATACTGTGCCTCATTTGAAATTGGTGCAGTTCATCGAGAGTGCGATCAAGGAGAGTGAACCTGATGTAATCATCACCCATCATCCTGCTGACACGAACAACGATCACTTGCAGACCTCGATGGCGTGTCAGGAGGCAATCCGTTTCTTTCAGCGCAGGCCGGAGGTGAAGCGTGTGAAGGAGTTTTGGTACATGGAAGTTCCTTCATGTACTGAGTGGAAGATAAACAATGCCATGGTCACATTCAATCCTAACTGTTATGTAGAAGTCGGTAAAGATGGTGTAGATGCCAAGATTAAGGCCCTTTCTATGTACCGTGGCGTAATGCGTCCTTATCCACATCCAAGAAGTGCAGAGTATATCACTGCTCTTGCCGCTATGCGAGGCGGTCAGTGGGGGCAGGAGTATAGTGAGGCATTTGAGGTGGTGCTGAGAGCATATTAG
- a CDS encoding GNAT family N-acetyltransferase yields MTIEELTCYTAQDVQDMDRLMHELSATSYCSEEKQRAVCEDADSHVYIIRKEGHIVATATLCVSHTPEFTLGAVEVVVALCECRGMGLGRRLMEQILTEAKRFGCEKLHLTSNPRRVAANGLYQALGFKLYSTNYYEYDIK; encoded by the coding sequence ATGACGATAGAAGAACTTACATGTTATACCGCACAGGATGTGCAGGACATGGACAGGCTGATGCATGAGCTGTCGGCAACGTCATACTGCTCGGAGGAGAAACAGCGGGCGGTATGTGAGGATGCGGACAGCCATGTGTACATCATCCGAAAGGAGGGCCACATCGTGGCTACGGCTACGTTGTGCGTGAGTCATACGCCTGAGTTCACCTTGGGTGCAGTAGAAGTGGTGGTGGCGTTGTGCGAGTGCCGCGGAATGGGCCTTGGTCGCCGACTGATGGAGCAAATCCTGACGGAGGCAAAACGCTTCGGTTGCGAGAAATTGCACCTGACCTCGAACCCAAGGCGTGTGGCTGCCAATGGGCTGTATCAGGCATTGGGATTCAAATTGTATAGCACGAATTATTACGAATACGATATAAAATAG